A stretch of Candidatus Thermoplasmatota archaeon DNA encodes these proteins:
- a CDS encoding PIN domain-containing protein, translating into MDFANIISLTNEIANLSIDIRRKYIIKLPDAVIAATALSNDLILVTRNEKDFDGVEVKIYNPFT; encoded by the coding sequence ATTGATTTTGCAAATATAATTTCTCTCACCAATGAAATTGCAAATTTGAGCATAGATATAAGAAGAAAATACATTATAAAACTTCCAGATGCCGTAATTGCTGCAACAGCTCTAAGCAATGATCTAATTCTTGTAACGAGGAATGAGAAAGATTTTGATGGCGTTGAAGTAAAAATTTACAATCCATTCACATGA
- a CDS encoding transposase, producing MSALRRLLLCIKGKIIIFWDGLPQHRSKKVKDFFKKHPRLEVHRLPPYSPDMNPDGWVWNYLKIRELGNFCAKDTTHLMNGVHKGLRRMQRRPELICSFMKAAKLPWEGFDDLLNHADAL from the coding sequence GTGTCAGCCCTAAGGCGGCTTTTGCTATGTATAAAAGGAAAAATCATAATCTTTTGGGATGGGCTTCCCCAGCATAGATCAAAGAAAGTCAAGGATTTTTTTAAAAAACATCCTCGGCTTGAAGTGCATAGACTTCCTCCTTATTCTCCAGATATGAACCCTGATGGGTGGGTCTGGAATTATCTCAAGATAAGAGAACTGGGTAATTTCTGTGCAAAAGATACGACCCATCTCATGAATGGGGTTCATAAAGGATTGAGAAGGATGCAAAGACGACCGGAACTTATCTGTTCATTTATGAAGGCAGCTAAATTACCATGGGAGGGATTTGATGATTTGCTTAATCATGCTGATGCTCTGTAA